From Paenibacillus sp. V4I7, one genomic window encodes:
- a CDS encoding sulfatase encodes MKTQPNLLLIFTDQQRWDTLGVYGNKTIQTPHLDRLAQEGAVFENAITPYPLCAPARACTMTGFAAGKTNVFNNESAPAIAADESIAAYLSKAGYHNQAIGKMHFTPDEQTYGMDHLILSEEMRGVRTAERIQDIRFDDYDRYLMEHDAWGWEKPPEIGYNELKPLVNGLPKELHITQWCGDRTVEWLKTERPSNKPFFLWTSFVKPHAPFDCPSHLTDLYAPEEMPRPWVSDKDGTSKNPYLKSHRQAMEADLYSEHANLTNRAYYYANITFIDEQIGRIMQTLEEEGLADNTLVIFTSDHGELLGDHRLWFKNLGHEGSLHIPMLIRWPGVIHPGTRCDELTTLLDIFPTLVNRTSENRNYDGRSGLDLLELLTEPSSVRRDVVCSEFYVAPNYMLHVRSKEWKYLFYQNGGYEELYNLLSDPHELIDLADDPDFQHVKKEHQTAAVDWVKNYGNPEIALDETGYKLKVIPFQPQEAKTNPRPFSRMPWDSRVPPSLLPKQQRSWFWKALGGDWSSLITLFGSKDK; translated from the coding sequence ATGAAGACACAACCGAATCTACTTCTCATCTTTACGGACCAGCAGCGATGGGATACGTTGGGGGTTTACGGCAATAAAACGATTCAAACCCCACATTTGGATCGATTGGCGCAGGAAGGGGCCGTTTTCGAAAATGCGATTACCCCTTACCCTCTCTGTGCTCCTGCCAGAGCCTGCACGATGACGGGATTTGCCGCGGGAAAGACGAATGTGTTTAACAACGAATCAGCCCCTGCTATTGCCGCCGATGAGTCGATTGCAGCTTATTTGTCCAAAGCAGGATATCACAATCAGGCGATCGGAAAGATGCATTTTACACCGGATGAGCAAACGTATGGCATGGATCATCTCATTTTATCGGAAGAAATGAGGGGGGTACGTACGGCTGAACGGATACAGGATATCCGTTTTGATGATTATGACCGATACCTGATGGAGCATGATGCCTGGGGGTGGGAGAAACCTCCAGAGATCGGTTATAACGAACTAAAGCCGCTTGTGAACGGCCTACCCAAAGAGCTTCATATCACACAATGGTGCGGGGATCGAACGGTAGAGTGGCTAAAAACGGAAAGACCCTCTAACAAACCTTTTTTCTTATGGACGTCGTTCGTCAAGCCTCATGCTCCTTTCGATTGTCCTTCACACTTGACGGATTTATATGCTCCGGAAGAAATGCCGAGGCCTTGGGTTTCCGATAAGGATGGAACGTCGAAAAATCCTTATTTGAAATCGCATCGTCAAGCAATGGAAGCCGATCTGTACTCGGAGCACGCTAATCTCACAAACAGGGCTTATTATTATGCCAACATTACGTTTATCGATGAACAAATAGGTCGGATCATGCAAACGCTAGAGGAAGAGGGGCTGGCGGATAATACACTTGTTATTTTCACATCGGATCATGGAGAACTGCTCGGCGACCACCGATTATGGTTTAAAAACTTAGGGCACGAGGGCAGTTTGCACATCCCGATGTTAATAAGGTGGCCCGGCGTTATTCATCCGGGTACCCGCTGTGATGAATTGACTACCCTGCTTGATATTTTCCCTACTCTGGTTAATCGGACCAGTGAAAATCGCAATTACGACGGAAGGTCTGGTTTGGATCTATTGGAACTGCTCACGGAACCATCCTCGGTTCGCCGAGATGTAGTCTGTTCTGAATTCTATGTGGCACCCAACTATATGCTCCATGTCCGCAGCAAAGAGTGGAAATACCTCTTTTATCAGAATGGCGGCTACGAAGAGCTGTATAATCTCCTTAGTGATCCGCATGAGCTTATTGATTTGGCGGATGATCCCGACTTTCAGCATGTTAAAAAAGAGCATCAGACGGCAGCCGTTGATTGGGTCAAAAACTATGGAAATCCTGAAATTGCACTCGATGAAACAGGCTATAAATTGAAAGTCATTCCTTTTCAGCCTCAAGAAGCCAAAACTAACCCAAGGCCGTTCTCGCGAATGCCATGGGATTCCAGAGTTCCGCCTTCGCTGCTTCCTAAACAGCAGCGCTCCTGGTTTTGGAAGGCGTTGGGCGGAGATTGGAGCAGCCTTATAACCTTGTTTGGATCAAAAGATAAGTAA
- the nirB gene encoding nitrite reductase large subunit NirB, producing MTQKEKLVLVGNGMAGVNAVEHLLKLAPDKYEVTIFGSEPHPNYNRILLSYVLAGDSKVEDIVIHPYEWYANNHIILHTNQTVTDIDTAAQTVTSDKGLTVSYDKLILATGSNPFMIPLPGADKEGVMAYRTIRDCEIMIESAKKYKKAIVIGGGLLGLEAARGFLNLGMKVDVVHILDTIMERQLDRTASKLLQAALEEQGINFLLEKQSAEIVGDKRVTGLKFKDGTVAEADLIVMAVGIRPNVELAKKSGVECNPGIIVNDYLQTSVPNVYAVGECAMHRGIAYGLVAPLYEQGAVLAKHLAGVETAPYEGSILYTKLKVSGVDVFSGGQFGDEEGSKAIRIHDEFTGVYKKVVVKDNKIIGAVLFGDTADGTRLMQMIREETDITGLEKTAILTDSSGGGAASGVAEMKDDAIICGCNGVTKGTICSAIKEQGLTTVDEVKNCTTASRSCGGCKPLVSDLLAFTLGASYDKNAAKETICACTDHTRDEVVTAIREKGLSHVREVMNVLGWKNEEGCSKCRPALNYYLGMVSPETYKDDSTSRFVNERMHANIQKDGTYSVVPRIYGGVTNPTELKRIAEVAEKFNVPTVKFTGGQRLDLLGVKKEDLTAMWEALDMPSGYAYGKALRTVKTCVGETFCRFGTGDAMGVGIELEKRFERLNTPAKVKLAVSGCPRNCAESGIKDLGVVSVDGGWELYAGGNGGVKVRVGDLLTTVKTEQEIIEYTEAYLQYYRESGKYGERTSEWVHRLGIEHIREVVENEEERKQLCARMDQALSVTKDPWKQAIDSKKIQRDLYEVVELN from the coding sequence ATGACTCAAAAAGAAAAATTGGTATTAGTAGGAAATGGAATGGCGGGTGTTAACGCTGTTGAACATTTGCTTAAACTTGCACCTGACAAATATGAGGTTACGATTTTTGGAAGTGAACCGCATCCGAACTATAACAGAATCTTGTTGTCCTATGTACTTGCCGGAGATTCCAAAGTAGAGGATATCGTCATTCATCCTTATGAGTGGTATGCGAATAACCATATTATCTTGCACACAAACCAAACGGTTACTGACATCGATACGGCCGCTCAGACGGTAACGAGCGATAAAGGGCTAACGGTTTCCTACGATAAATTAATTTTGGCTACAGGGTCCAATCCTTTCATGATTCCTTTACCTGGAGCTGATAAAGAAGGGGTTATGGCTTACCGGACCATTCGTGATTGTGAGATTATGATAGAGTCCGCTAAAAAGTATAAAAAAGCGATCGTGATCGGTGGCGGTTTGCTTGGATTAGAGGCAGCTAGGGGCTTCCTCAACTTAGGGATGAAGGTCGATGTTGTTCACATCTTAGATACAATTATGGAGCGTCAACTCGATCGTACGGCTTCCAAATTGCTGCAAGCGGCACTTGAAGAACAAGGCATCAACTTCTTGCTCGAGAAGCAATCCGCTGAGATCGTGGGCGATAAGCGCGTAACTGGATTGAAATTCAAAGATGGTACCGTTGCTGAGGCAGATCTTATCGTAATGGCTGTAGGTATTCGTCCCAATGTAGAGCTTGCGAAGAAGTCCGGAGTTGAGTGTAATCCCGGTATTATCGTGAATGATTATTTGCAAACGAGTGTTCCAAATGTTTATGCGGTTGGGGAATGCGCCATGCACCGAGGGATTGCTTACGGATTGGTAGCACCGCTCTACGAGCAAGGGGCTGTACTTGCTAAACATTTGGCAGGCGTGGAAACGGCTCCTTATGAAGGATCGATCCTTTATACGAAGCTTAAAGTATCTGGTGTTGACGTATTCTCAGGCGGACAGTTTGGCGATGAGGAAGGATCGAAAGCCATCCGCATTCATGATGAATTCACAGGCGTTTATAAGAAGGTTGTCGTTAAAGACAATAAGATCATCGGTGCTGTTCTCTTCGGAGATACGGCGGATGGTACGAGACTTATGCAAATGATTCGAGAAGAAACAGATATTACTGGCTTGGAAAAAACGGCTATTTTAACGGATTCATCCGGAGGCGGAGCGGCATCGGGTGTTGCTGAAATGAAAGACGATGCTATTATTTGCGGTTGTAATGGGGTTACAAAAGGAACGATTTGTTCAGCGATCAAGGAACAAGGATTAACAACTGTTGATGAAGTGAAAAATTGTACGACTGCTTCTCGCTCTTGCGGCGGTTGTAAACCACTGGTTAGTGATTTGTTGGCATTTACTCTAGGTGCTTCTTATGATAAGAATGCTGCGAAAGAGACGATTTGCGCTTGTACAGACCATACACGGGATGAAGTCGTTACAGCAATTCGTGAAAAAGGTTTATCCCATGTACGTGAAGTAATGAACGTGCTTGGTTGGAAAAATGAAGAAGGCTGCTCGAAATGCCGCCCTGCGCTTAACTATTACTTAGGCATGGTAAGCCCTGAGACTTATAAGGACGATAGTACCTCACGCTTTGTTAATGAGCGTATGCACGCCAACATTCAGAAGGATGGTACGTATTCGGTTGTTCCACGGATTTATGGCGGAGTAACGAATCCTACTGAATTGAAACGGATTGCAGAAGTGGCCGAGAAATTTAATGTCCCTACTGTGAAGTTTACAGGCGGACAACGTCTAGACTTACTAGGTGTGAAGAAAGAAGATCTTACCGCGATGTGGGAAGCTCTAGATATGCCTTCCGGTTATGCTTACGGAAAAGCCTTACGTACGGTTAAAACTTGTGTGGGTGAAACCTTCTGCAGATTCGGCACGGGCGACGCGATGGGCGTAGGTATCGAGCTGGAGAAACGATTCGAACGTTTGAATACGCCTGCCAAAGTGAAGCTGGCTGTATCAGGATGTCCGCGAAATTGCGCCGAGTCAGGAATTAAAGACTTAGGAGTGGTTTCAGTGGATGGCGGTTGGGAGCTTTACGCCGGAGGAAACGGCGGTGTCAAGGTACGTGTTGGTGATCTCTTGACCACTGTCAAAACGGAACAGGAAATTATCGAATATACGGAAGCTTATCTGCAGTACTATCGTGAATCCGGTAAGTATGGTGAGCGCACAAGTGAGTGGGTACACCGACTTGGTATCGAGCATATTCGCGAAGTCGTAGAAAATGAAGAAGAGCGCAAACAATTGTGTGCTCGGATGGATCAAGCACTTTCTGTGACGAAGGACCCTTGGAAACAAGCGATTGATAGCAAAAAAATTCAGCGTGACCTGTATGAAGTCGTAGAGCTTAATTAG
- a CDS encoding molybdopterin oxidoreductase family protein, with translation MGKKADQLPGYRLIEDPAAREHVAKVWGIDPSELPGKGVSAYELLQKIDEGEIKALIVLGSNPLVSSPNNRMVERALQKLELLVVVDMFETETARYAHYLLPGSSFAEAEGTMTNLEGRVFHRQKAMELPGNSRLDFHIICQLAEALGRGTYFQYAGIEDVFRELAAATAGGKADYSGITYERLQEEKGIFWPCPAPNHPGTPLLFENHFNHSDGKARLFGIKPKMPAEPIDSDYPFVLTTGRLANHYLSGAQTRRTEALNKKAPVPIAEIHPWLAKRIGLSLDNKIRITSRRGSLIFEVKVTEGIQPRTVFVPFHWGDEHSINQLTNDALDPTSRMPEFKICAVKVERVE, from the coding sequence ATGGGCAAAAAGGCGGACCAACTGCCGGGCTATCGTTTGATCGAAGACCCAGCTGCACGTGAGCATGTTGCCAAGGTATGGGGAATCGATCCGAGTGAACTGCCGGGCAAAGGGGTTTCTGCTTATGAACTGCTGCAAAAGATAGATGAAGGTGAAATCAAAGCCTTAATCGTCCTCGGATCGAATCCGCTCGTATCCAGCCCTAATAATCGGATGGTGGAGCGGGCGCTGCAGAAGCTGGAGTTGCTTGTTGTCGTTGACATGTTCGAAACCGAAACGGCGCGTTATGCCCATTATTTGTTACCAGGGTCATCCTTTGCGGAAGCAGAGGGTACGATGACCAATTTGGAAGGACGCGTGTTTCATCGTCAGAAAGCGATGGAGCTTCCGGGAAACAGCAGACTTGATTTCCACATTATTTGTCAGCTAGCGGAAGCGTTGGGCAGGGGCACCTATTTTCAATATGCGGGTATTGAAGATGTGTTTCGCGAGTTAGCAGCAGCTACGGCTGGAGGGAAAGCGGATTACAGCGGCATTACGTATGAGCGGCTTCAGGAGGAGAAAGGCATATTCTGGCCGTGTCCTGCTCCTAACCATCCGGGTACACCGCTATTATTTGAGAATCATTTTAATCATTCTGATGGTAAAGCCAGATTGTTCGGTATTAAGCCCAAAATGCCGGCAGAACCAATCGATTCGGACTATCCCTTCGTATTGACAACGGGGAGGCTGGCGAATCATTATTTAAGCGGCGCTCAAACACGTCGAACGGAAGCGTTGAATAAGAAGGCTCCCGTTCCCATTGCCGAGATTCATCCATGGCTCGCTAAGAGAATTGGACTGAGTTTGGATAACAAGATCCGCATTACAAGCCGCCGTGGATCCTTGATTTTCGAAGTTAAAGTGACGGAAGGTATTCAGCCTCGTACGGTTTTTGTACCCTTTCATTGGGGCGATGAGCATTCGATTAATCAATTAACAAATGATGCGCTGGATCCCACAAGTCGGATGCCGGAGTTTAAAATATGCGCAGTTAAAGTGGAACGTGTCGAGTAG
- a CDS encoding DUF1961 family protein, which yields MDWNEIFLLDELIYQNPLAVESDVLDFKMEGQAVASFPLNRMRMENKLDPKLGQKSNFVYWCPVEFPDNIAITWDFWPIHEPGLCILFFAAKGIRGEDLFDSRLSVRTGVYDQYHHGDIDAFHVSYFRRKEEEERSFHTCNLRKSYGFHLVSQGGDPIPSVTDAKGPYRMKLFKWGSEILFAINDLTVLHWTDDGKTCGKPLTGGKIGFRQMAPLIAEYANLTVYSISKKHAW from the coding sequence ATGGATTGGAATGAAATATTCCTGCTAGATGAGCTTATATATCAAAATCCTTTAGCCGTTGAAAGCGATGTGCTTGATTTCAAAATGGAAGGGCAGGCTGTTGCCAGTTTTCCACTGAATCGAATGCGGATGGAAAATAAGCTTGACCCAAAGCTTGGGCAAAAATCCAATTTCGTTTATTGGTGTCCGGTTGAATTTCCAGACAACATCGCGATCACTTGGGATTTTTGGCCGATTCATGAGCCGGGGCTTTGCATCTTGTTTTTTGCCGCAAAAGGGATACGGGGTGAAGATTTGTTTGACAGCCGGCTTTCCGTAAGAACAGGTGTGTACGACCAATATCACCATGGAGATATCGATGCTTTCCATGTATCCTACTTCAGACGCAAGGAAGAAGAGGAGCGGAGTTTTCATACGTGCAATCTGCGTAAAAGCTATGGCTTTCATCTGGTTTCGCAGGGCGGAGATCCGATCCCGTCCGTTACCGATGCCAAAGGTCCATACCGGATGAAATTGTTTAAATGGGGAAGTGAAATTTTATTCGCCATCAATGATCTGACTGTCTTGCATTGGACCGATGACGGGAAAACATGTGGAAAGCCCCTTACCGGAGGAAAAATCGGCTTTCGCCAGATGGCTCCTCTTATAGCCGAATACGCCAATCTTACTGTATATTCGATTTCAAAAAAGCATGCTTGGTAA
- a CDS encoding extracellular solute-binding protein, which translates to MNWEKKKKPLLATTSIIVAVTVIAGCSSGTDGSKATDTPKTTSGATTAAKEKPFPISIMLKSYYNDTATPESKVWKKVEEHTNTKLDFQFVPDASYNDKLNITLASGSIPSLLFVNNAKLPAVANAIKGGAFWEIGPYLKDYPNLKQANPTVLNNTSVNGKFYGLYVSRPIGRMGISYRKDWLDNLGMKEPKTIDEFYAMLKAFATNDPDKNGKNDTYGMVVTRYTGPFDIMQTWFGAPNKWAEKDGKLIPAHLTPEYMEALKFFKKLYNEKLINQDFAVYDSAKWNDPIINGQAGVAVDVTERSYQIEEKMKQVNPKGSIDIIGAVSGPTGLHNQPTAGHNGMFLISKSSVKTEADLKKVLTFLDKTNDKDMQALLNFGIEGVHYKVEDGKQSILIVPTDPMAPDINNKNMNQILSSIPYIINDMFKPSTPLRTKSIEVQKANEKIIVTNPGEPFTTATYTQKGAQLDQMVEDARIKFIVGKIDEAGFKADMDLWKKSGGDDYTKEISEAFAASKAK; encoded by the coding sequence ATGAATTGGGAAAAAAAGAAAAAACCATTGCTTGCCACTACTAGCATCATAGTAGCAGTTACAGTTATAGCGGGGTGCAGCTCGGGTACTGACGGGTCTAAAGCAACTGATACACCTAAGACGACCTCAGGAGCGACAACCGCTGCAAAAGAGAAGCCATTCCCTATCAGTATCATGTTGAAGAGCTACTACAATGATACGGCTACCCCAGAAAGTAAAGTATGGAAAAAAGTTGAAGAACATACGAACACGAAGCTTGATTTCCAATTTGTTCCTGATGCAAGCTATAACGATAAACTGAACATAACGCTTGCTTCCGGTTCCATTCCTTCTCTTCTATTTGTAAATAATGCGAAATTGCCCGCTGTTGCCAACGCTATCAAAGGAGGCGCATTCTGGGAAATAGGCCCTTATCTCAAAGATTATCCGAATCTTAAACAAGCGAACCCAACTGTACTTAACAATACGTCGGTAAACGGTAAATTCTATGGCCTCTATGTATCCCGCCCGATCGGACGAATGGGGATCAGCTACCGTAAGGATTGGCTTGATAATTTAGGCATGAAGGAACCGAAGACGATCGATGAATTTTACGCGATGTTAAAGGCATTCGCCACCAATGACCCTGATAAAAACGGCAAAAACGATACGTATGGCATGGTCGTAACTAGATATACGGGTCCCTTTGATATTATGCAAACTTGGTTCGGTGCTCCGAATAAGTGGGCTGAGAAAGACGGCAAGTTGATACCCGCCCATTTGACTCCAGAATATATGGAAGCACTCAAATTTTTCAAAAAACTGTATAACGAGAAGTTAATCAATCAAGATTTTGCGGTATATGATTCAGCGAAATGGAATGATCCGATTATTAACGGACAAGCGGGTGTAGCGGTTGACGTTACGGAACGTTCCTATCAAATTGAAGAGAAAATGAAACAAGTCAATCCGAAGGGCAGTATAGATATCATTGGAGCTGTAAGCGGCCCTACCGGTCTTCACAATCAACCGACAGCCGGACACAACGGCATGTTCCTCATCTCGAAATCCAGCGTTAAAACAGAAGCTGACCTGAAGAAAGTGCTTACTTTCTTGGATAAGACCAACGATAAAGATATGCAAGCGTTACTCAACTTTGGTATTGAAGGTGTTCATTATAAAGTGGAAGACGGCAAACAGTCTATTCTTATCGTTCCAACTGATCCAATGGCTCCTGATATTAATAACAAGAATATGAACCAGATCTTATCTTCGATTCCGTACATTATCAATGACATGTTCAAACCGTCTACACCGCTTCGCACGAAGTCGATCGAAGTGCAAAAGGCAAATGAGAAAATCATTGTTACCAATCCCGGAGAACCATTTACAACGGCAACCTATACGCAAAAAGGCGCGCAATTGGATCAAATGGTGGAAGACGCACGAATTAAATTTATTGTCGGCAAAATCGATGAAGCCGGCTTTAAAGCCGACATGGATTTGTGGAAAAAGAGCGGCGGCGATGACTATACAAAAGAAATAAGCGAAGCCTTCGCTGCAAGCAAGGCTAAATAA
- a CDS encoding oligogalacturonate lyase family protein has product MTMARFRGGKGTVWPSERRSYTDLITGVTVTQLTNHCSHSHHIYFTNNGFYGDGKLIFGSDRENVTNLYSMDLHDGVITQLTDLERGRESRIQGTFLHPDGHEAYFYYDNSIMAINLETMEERILYTIPEDYKFGSLSCTADGQWLCFGLNKDLTQSIVMDTKNGYLGFEAYFRAKPHSMIMAVSPVNGKVKKLHEDQLWIGHVNTSPTQAHLLTFCHEGPWEQIDHRIWVLDIATGHSWQVKDKKPNEYVGHEYWLSDGIHIGYHGFTNSLEDHTGKIIGAVLFDNSHVQQYEFPFQNMHVHSNDLSLVIGDGQQTSAYHGQQFQDTLQVWRNDGSGFKGPRILCKHRGSFHSQILHVHPRLSPDGKHVLFTSDMSGYGNLYMVDMPEFESLPEMPVT; this is encoded by the coding sequence ATGACAATGGCAAGATTCAGAGGCGGTAAAGGAACAGTTTGGCCTTCGGAACGACGCAGTTATACAGATCTGATAACGGGCGTAACGGTAACTCAGTTAACGAATCACTGCTCGCACAGTCACCATATCTATTTTACGAATAACGGCTTCTATGGGGATGGGAAGTTGATCTTCGGATCGGATCGTGAGAATGTTACCAATCTGTACAGCATGGATCTGCACGATGGGGTGATTACCCAATTAACGGATTTGGAACGCGGCCGTGAATCTCGAATTCAAGGGACCTTTCTTCATCCCGATGGACATGAGGCTTATTTCTATTATGACAATTCAATTATGGCAATCAACTTGGAAACGATGGAAGAAAGGATTCTCTATACGATTCCCGAGGACTATAAATTCGGCAGCTTGAGCTGTACCGCAGACGGACAGTGGTTATGTTTTGGTCTGAATAAGGATTTAACTCAAAGTATCGTGATGGATACCAAGAATGGTTACTTGGGTTTTGAAGCGTATTTCCGTGCGAAGCCGCACAGTATGATTATGGCGGTTTCCCCTGTCAACGGGAAAGTGAAAAAGCTTCATGAGGACCAGCTGTGGATCGGCCACGTCAATACGTCGCCAACGCAAGCGCATCTGCTGACATTTTGTCATGAAGGGCCCTGGGAACAGATAGATCATCGGATTTGGGTGCTGGATATCGCCACCGGACATTCTTGGCAGGTTAAGGATAAGAAGCCTAATGAATATGTCGGCCACGAATATTGGCTGTCAGACGGCATTCATATCGGCTACCACGGGTTTACCAATTCTCTTGAAGATCACACCGGGAAAATAATTGGGGCTGTCCTTTTTGATAACAGTCATGTCCAGCAGTACGAATTTCCTTTTCAAAATATGCATGTACATTCAAATGATCTATCGCTTGTTATCGGTGACGGTCAGCAAACGAGCGCTTATCATGGGCAGCAATTTCAAGATACGCTGCAGGTATGGCGGAATGACGGATCCGGGTTTAAAGGTCCACGTATACTATGTAAGCATCGTGGAAGTTTCCATTCTCAAATTCTTCACGTTCATCCGAGACTAAGCCCGGACGGTAAGCATGTGCTATTTACGAGTGATATGTCGGGATATGGTAACTTGTACATGGTCGACATGCCGGAATTCGAATCTTTACCCGAGATGCCAGTTACATGA
- the nirD gene encoding nitrite reductase small subunit NirD produces the protein MKTQEEQMVWVQAVSYEDLALNTGKTIRYQGEEVALFKLKSGKLHAIQNRCPHKEGVLAEGIVCDDHVFCPMHDRKIHLPSGLVQAPDTGCVQTYSTKVHEGTVFIGFPINKELAC, from the coding sequence ATGAAAACACAAGAAGAGCAAATGGTATGGGTGCAGGCAGTATCTTATGAGGATTTAGCTTTAAACACAGGGAAAACGATTCGTTATCAAGGGGAAGAGGTTGCACTTTTCAAGCTGAAAAGCGGCAAGCTTCATGCGATTCAGAACCGCTGTCCGCATAAAGAGGGCGTCCTGGCAGAAGGAATTGTTTGTGATGATCACGTCTTCTGTCCGATGCATGATCGCAAGATTCATCTCCCTTCCGGTCTCGTTCAAGCTCCGGATACGGGGTGTGTACAAACGTATTCAACGAAAGTTCATGAAGGTACGGTGTTTATTGGATTTCCGATAAACAAAGAATTAGCCTGCTAG
- a CDS encoding molybdopterin oxidoreductase family protein: MKSALLTLPKEQPSSHCCFCSMQCGLEIMPSEKTSGLTIKPSPNFPVATSRLCQKGLNALDHVLHADRILEPLTREIGEPRRWRTVSWDHAFADIAERIQGLQATYGPDAIGVYGGGSLTNEVSYLLGKFTRVALRSKYIDYNGRYCMSSAAAASNQAFGIDRGMTMPLTEVPNAKYIILAGTNIAECQPTMMPYLLEAKKKGAVIVTIDPRNTMTSKVADIHVRLQPGFDSVFVNGLLHVMVEEKLVHHRFIEERTVGFEQLKEAVKPFTPARVEELTGVLEAVTRTIARGFAKAETGIVLTARGLEQQVNGVENTLNYINLSLITGKIGRKGCGYGAVTGQANGQGGREHGQKGGPTAGLSFDRRPSCT; the protein is encoded by the coding sequence TTGAAATCAGCACTATTAACATTACCTAAAGAACAACCCTCCTCCCATTGCTGCTTTTGCAGCATGCAGTGCGGATTGGAGATTATGCCGAGTGAGAAGACGTCTGGTCTCACGATCAAACCAAGCCCGAACTTTCCTGTAGCGACTAGCCGTCTTTGCCAGAAAGGTTTGAATGCACTGGATCATGTGCTTCATGCCGATCGGATTCTTGAGCCATTGACTAGGGAGATTGGTGAGCCACGGAGGTGGCGTACTGTCTCTTGGGACCATGCGTTTGCAGACATTGCTGAACGAATTCAAGGACTGCAAGCGACATATGGCCCTGATGCCATTGGCGTGTATGGCGGAGGTTCACTTACCAATGAAGTTAGTTACTTACTTGGTAAGTTTACCCGCGTAGCGCTTAGGTCCAAATACATTGATTACAATGGCAGATACTGTATGTCCTCGGCGGCAGCAGCCAGTAATCAGGCTTTCGGGATCGATCGCGGGATGACCATGCCCCTGACGGAAGTTCCAAATGCCAAATATATCATTCTTGCAGGAACGAATATTGCGGAATGCCAACCGACGATGATGCCTTATTTACTTGAAGCGAAGAAAAAAGGCGCAGTGATCGTTACGATTGATCCGCGTAATACGATGACTTCGAAGGTAGCGGATATCCATGTTCGTCTACAACCGGGATTCGACTCTGTATTTGTAAACGGACTCCTACATGTCATGGTGGAGGAGAAGCTCGTCCATCATCGATTTATTGAAGAACGTACCGTTGGGTTTGAGCAGTTGAAGGAGGCTGTTAAGCCTTTCACCCCAGCGAGAGTGGAGGAGCTAACTGGCGTTCTGGAAGCTGTAACTCGTACGATTGCTCGTGGATTCGCGAAGGCAGAGACGGGGATTGTGCTTACAGCGCGCGGCTTGGAACAGCAAGTGAACGGTGTAGAGAACACGCTGAATTACATTAATTTATCCTTGATCACAGGTAAAATAGGGCGCAAAGGCTGCGGATATGGCGCCGTAACTGGCCAAGCGAACGGGCAAGGTGGACGCGAGCATGGGCAAAAAGGCGGACCAACTGCCGGGCTATCGTTTGATCGAAGACCCAGCTGCACGTGA